A window of Nicotiana tabacum cultivar K326 chromosome 24, ASM71507v2, whole genome shotgun sequence contains these coding sequences:
- the LOC107777344 gene encoding putative disease resistance protein RGA4 isoform X3, whose translation MADPVIGATVHVFLEKLLSLTIEEVKCLRNCNKDVDMLTQNVSMIQAFIHDAERRQVEDQAVEQWLKRLERVAEDAENVFDEFLYESRRREVKIRNNPMRKVSGLFSHTAFKSKMSRKIKNINEELSAINQLANTLSLQPLKGPSRQILPIRETDSVVVASDVVGRDKDVAEIKEKMLNMRVDVVMCTIPIVGLGGSGKTTVAKIIFNDEEIKQHFEKRVWLCLPEMLETKSFLELMLESLTERKLEVQSRDIIVKKLQDELGGKKYLLVLDDLWHVDPPTLWHDFVDTLRGINTFRGNCILVTTRRDQVASSVAADPHKLKKLTDDHCWSIFKQRAFVDGEVTEELVSMGNRIVEMCKGLPLAASVLGGLLRNKEKHEWQTILGGNSLVAGGGDSGENNLKKILEFSYVYLPSPHLKKCFAYFAMFPKDFEFEKDQLIQLWMAEGYLRPCQKTTLMEDVGNKFFQILLQNSLLQDVKLDEHNNITHCKMHDLVHDLAGDILKSKLFDEKSDGGENLSQVQYFGWNSPRDKIDKINKPGHLCTLFLRSNHISEDTLLSFQFLRVLNLSRSAIKEISTSIGKLIHLRYLDLSNTMIKALPNSICKLYNMQTFRVNNCFSLKVLPDEMGNMISLRHIYYKSKYKPNYHHPTGWGEWCIDNYLFHMPLKMGQLTCLQTLQFFKVGLEKGRRIEELGFLKNLRGELTINGLQLVHNREEAGRAYLQEKPNIYKLAFLWSHDEPEDCQINDEDVLDGLQPHPNLKTLAVMDYLGTRFPSWFSEELLPHLVMLKLSGCGNCKEIPSLGQLKVLRHLELVGFHTLECIGPPFYGVEVNNNGASSNNANIQVFPLLRKLVLEDMPSLTEWKGVELMPTGSGGRGGVGVRMFPELEMLCISKCPLLKSTPNQFEILRELRIEGVNNEMPLLNLCSNLTSLIELFVNNVKELTCLPHEMLHNNFSLQHLWVLNCGEFREFPQSLYSLRSLKSLIIKDCTNFSSIPVPSGQNHLTSLQSFQLYNCDGLTSLPSGLLEHCPSLESLAVYNCNNLVSFPLHVWEMPSLSAIAISECPKLNSVPTGGLCCLTGLRALSIGPFSELVDFGAFQLIFNGIQQLSSLRTLWMYGRAHWDSLPYQLMQLSALTELGMVEFGIEVLPHSLGNLTSLGKLTLVRCKLLKHVDFLDAMPKLRHLEIRDCPLLEALLDGLVNLVSLEELILRNCEKLQHLPSRDSIQRLTKLRHLEIHNCPQLEESCTNLTSQITAPIFQFFH comes from the exons ATGGCCGATCCTGTAATTGGTGCTACTGTTCATGTTTTTCTTGAGAAGCTGCTTTCTCTCACTATTGAGGAAGTCAAATGTTTAAGGAACTGCAACAAAGATGTCGATATGCTAACACAAAATGTATCCATGATCCAAGCTTTCATTCACGATGCTGAAAGACGACAAGTTGAGGATCAAGCTGTGGAACAATGGCTCAAGAGGCTTGAGAGGGTTGCTGAAGATGCTGAAAATGTGTTTGACGAGTTCTTATATGAATCTCGCAGAAGAGAAGTGAAGATCCGAAACAACCCAATGAGAAAGGTCAGTGGTCTCTTTTCTCATACAGCTTTTAAGAGCAAAATGtctcgaaaaatcaaaaacaTCAACGAAGAGTTGAGTGCTATCAATCAGTTAGCCAATACCCTTAGTCTCCAACCTTTAAAAGGTCCTTCTCGGCAAATACTACCAATTCGAGAAACAGATTCTGTGGTAGTTGCTTCTGATGTTGTTGGTAGAGACAAGGATGTTGCTGAAATAAAGGAGAAGATGTTGAACATGAGAGTGGATGTTGTTATGTGCACCATTCCTATAGTGGGTCTTGGAGGTTCAGGGAAAACAACTGTCGCTAAGATAATTTTCAATGATGAAGAGATCAAGCAACATTTTGAAAAGAGAGTTTGGTTGTGTCTACCTGAAATGTTAGAAACTAAGAGCTTTCTTGAATTGATGCTCGAATCATTGACAGAAAGGAAACTTGAGGTCCAAAGTAGGGATATAATAGTCAAGAAGCTGCAAGATGAATTGGGAGGGAAGAAGTATTTGCTTGTCCTGGATGATTTGTGGCATGTTGACCCCCCTACATTGTGGCACGATTTCGTGGACACTTTGAGAGGAATAAATACATTCAGAGGAAACTGCATTCTTGTGACTACTCGTAGGGATCAGGTGGCATCCTCAGTAGCAGCAGATCCTCATAAGTTGAAAAAATTAACAGATGATCATTGTTGGTCCATTTTCAAACAAAGAGCATTTGTTGATGGGGAGGTTACAGAGGAATTAGTGAGCATGGGCAACAGGATTGTTGAAATGTGTAAAGGTCTACCATTGGCAGCAAGTGTGTTGGGAGGCCTCTTACGCAACAAAGAAAAACATGAATGGCAGACAATTCTTGGTGGCAACTCCCTTGTTGCAGGTGGAGGTGATAGTGGGGagaataatttaaagaaaatcctAGAATTCAGCTATGTTTATCTACCATCTCCACATCTGAAAAAATGCTTTGCGTACTTTGCAATGTTTCCAAAAGATTTTGAATTTGAAAAGGACCAACTAATCCAACTCTGGATGGCAGAAGGATATCTTCGTCCTTGCCAAAAGACCACCTTGATGGAAGACGTCGGCAACAAGTTTTTTCAAATTTTGTTGCAAAATTCCTTGCTGCAAGATGTTAAGCTAGATGAGCACAACAATATAACACACTGTAAGATGCATGATCTTGTGCATGATTTGGCTGGAGATATtttaaaatctaaactatttGATGAGAAGAGCGACGGTGGAGAAAATCTTTCTCAAGTTCAATACTTTGGATGGAACTCACCAAGAGATAAAATAGATAAGATAAATAAGCCAGGACATCTGTGCACATTGTTCTTGAGAAGTAATCATATATCTGAAGATACGCTATTGAGCTTTCAGTTCTTGAGAGTTTTAAATTTGTCCAGGTCAGCCATCAAGGAGATATCAACCTCAATCGGCAAGCTTATACACTTGAGATATCTTGATCTCTCCAACACTATGATCAAAGCGCTGCCCAACTCCATTTGCAAGCTCTACAATATGCAAACATTTCGAGTCAATAACTGCTTTTCACTCAAGGTGCTTCCAGACGAGATGGGAAATATGATAAGTTTGAGACATATATATTACAAATCTAAATACAAACCAAATTATCATCATCCTACAGGTTGGGGAGAATGGTGTATTGATAATTATCTCTTTCATATGCCACTTAAGATGGGTCAATTAACTTGTCTTCAAACCCTACAGTTTTTCAAGGTAGGTTTAGAGAAAGGTCGTCGAATAGAAGAATTAGGTTTTTTAAAAAACCTTAGAGGTGAATTGACAATCAACGGTCTGCAATTGGTTCATAATAGAGAAGAAGCTGGAAGAGCATATCTACAGGAGAAACCAAATATCTACAAGCTGGCATTTCTATGGTCCCATGATGAACCAGAAGACTGTCAAATAAATGATGAGGATGTTTTGGATGGTCTTCAACCACATCCTAACTTGAAAACCTTAGCAGTAATGGACTATTTGGGGACTAGATTTCCTTCATGGTTCAGTGAAGAGTTGCTACCACATTTGGTCATGTTGAAATTAAGTGGCTGCGGAAATTGCAAAGAAATTCCATCGCTTGGCCAACTGAAAGTCCTTCGGCATCTTGAACTGGTGGGCTTCCACACGTTGGAATGCATTGGGCCTCCATTTTATGGCGTTGAAGTTAACAATAATGGAGCAAGCAGCAATAACGCTAATATTCAAGTGTTCCCGTTACTTAGAAAACTAGTATTGGAGGATATGCCTAGCCTCACTGAGTGGAAGGGAGTGGAATTGATGCCAACTGGAAGTGGTGGTAGAGGCGGAGTTGGAGTAAGAATGTTTCCCGAGCTTGAGATGTTGTGTATTAGTAAATGTCCATTGTTAAAAAGTACTCCAAATCAATTTGAAATCTTACGTGAATTAAGGATTGAAGGAGTTAACAATGAAATGCCATTGTTGAACTTGTGCAGCAACTTGACTTCTCTCATTGAGCTTTTTGTCAATAATGTGAAAGAGCTCACTTGTCTTCCACATGAAATGCTACACAACAATTTTTCTCTTCAACATCTATGGGTCTTAAATTGCGGAGAGTTTCGTGAATTTCCACAGAGTTTGTACAGTCTCCGTTCTCTTAAGAGCTTGATAATTAAGGACTGCACCAATTTCAGTTCCATTCCTGTTCCCAGTGGACAGAATCATTTGACTTCCCTCCAAAGTTTTCAGTTATACAATTGTGATGGATTGACTAGCTTACCAAGTGGTCTGCTAGAGCATTGTCCGTCTCTGGAGTCTTTGGCAGTCTACAACTGTAACAACTTAGTTTCCTTCCCTTTACATGTGTGGGAAATGCCTTCACTTTCAGCTATAGCTATATCAGAATGTCCCAAACTGAATAGTGTACCCACAGGGGGCCTTTGCTGTCTCACTGGTTTAAGGGCATTGTCAATAGGTCCTTTCTCAGAGTTGGTGGATTTTGGCGCATTCCAATTGATTTTTAATGGCATTCAGCAGCTATCGTCCCTTCGTACATTGTGGATGTATGGACGTGCGCACTGGGATTCTCTGCCCTATCAGCTTATGCAACTTTCTGCCCTAACAGAGCTTGGAATGGTTGAATTTGGAATCGAGGTTCTTCCTCATAGTCTTGGCAACCTTACTTCTCTTGGAAAATTGACGCTAGTGAGGTGCAAACTTCTAAAACATGTGGACTTCTTAGATGCCATGCCCAAATTACGGCATTTGGAGATCCGTGATTGTCCATTGTTAGAAGCTCTGTTGGATGGGCTCGTCAACCTTGTTTCTTTGGAAGAGTTAATTTTAAGGAACTGCGAAAAACTACAACATCTGCCATCTAGAGATTCCATTCAACGGCTCACCAAATTACGGCACCTGGAAATTCATAACTGCCCACAGTTAGAAGAAAGTTGCACCAATCTGACAAGCCAAATTACGGCTCCCATATTTCAGTTTTTCC ATTAA